A window of the Brassica napus cultivar Da-Ae chromosome A2, Da-Ae, whole genome shotgun sequence genome harbors these coding sequences:
- the LOC106431400 gene encoding uncharacterized protein LOC106431400, with amino-acid sequence MAKIKDGSLLSRLRRAVNKVKFVLSFKINSLWGLVPMLGCSSSSSALRFSFNDRPGLAAACAEENESDSACSSRGALYRAGSYDPSSDEDIDNKAETFIANFYKQLKIERQISLELKYLGNNQSFNYRSP; translated from the coding sequence ATGGCAAAGATCAAAGACGGTTCGCTACTTAGCCGGTTGAGACGAGCCGTAAATAAAGTGAAATTCGTGTTAAGTTTCAAGATAAATAGCCTCTGGGGTCTCGTACCAATGCTtggttgttcttcttcttcctcagctCTTCGGTTCAGTTTCAACGATAGACCCGGTTTAGCAGCGGCTTGTGCCGAGGAGAATGAATCGGACTCAGCCTGTTCTTCAAGAGGAGCGTTGTATAGAGCCGGGAGTTATGATCCATCTTCAGACGAAGATATTGACAACAAAGCTGAGACTTTCATAGCTAATTTCTACAAGCAGCTTAAGATTGAGagacaaatctctttggaacttAAATACTTGGGTAATAATCAGAGTTTCAACTATAGGTCACCTTAG